One genomic segment of Methylorubrum populi includes these proteins:
- a CDS encoding glycosyltransferase, with product MKGPLVGEDHRPPRILFVAMQSSPHTARWIEMIADQGWDLHLFPINGVAPCDSLCGVTLHQPQIAAPRPEEQIDLPPPPFARDRSPGLRIRPFPLRLQDIGGIEGLRTGQVSLGPSGRTAPVKQGPAALAAVIAELKPDIIHSLEFQHAGYLVLQARALFGEPFPTWIATNWGSDIFHFGHHAGHKVQIRQMLEQVDFYSCECHRDILLARDFGYRGPVLTVLPNTGGFDLNHLEGLRSGIPASQRRRIMVKGYQHFAGRALTTFDALEGIASALRGYEIVLYSISHEPLQRAQSLIARGILDIRIVGAATHDAMLRYFGSSRLYVGTSISDAISTSVLEAMAMGAFPIQTNTSCCDEWFDDGVGGFITTPNDVALIQRRILTALHDDELVDNAQRINAVTVRERLDRRRLAPRCVGFYEPAIAQSQQAARARPSAALS from the coding sequence ATGAAAGGCCCTTTGGTCGGCGAGGATCATCGCCCCCCTCGCATCCTGTTTGTCGCCATGCAGTCAAGCCCTCATACGGCCCGCTGGATCGAGATGATCGCCGACCAAGGGTGGGATCTTCACCTCTTTCCGATCAATGGTGTCGCACCCTGCGACAGCCTGTGCGGCGTTACCCTGCATCAACCACAGATCGCCGCACCACGCCCCGAGGAGCAGATCGATCTTCCGCCTCCGCCCTTCGCACGCGATCGGTCGCCGGGGCTGAGGATCCGTCCGTTCCCACTCCGGTTGCAGGACATCGGCGGGATCGAGGGGCTCCGCACGGGGCAGGTCAGCCTTGGACCTTCGGGGCGGACCGCGCCGGTCAAACAAGGTCCGGCGGCGCTGGCAGCCGTCATCGCCGAATTGAAGCCGGACATCATCCATTCCCTCGAGTTCCAGCATGCAGGCTATCTGGTGCTGCAGGCCCGCGCCCTGTTCGGCGAGCCTTTCCCGACCTGGATCGCGACGAATTGGGGCAGCGACATTTTTCATTTCGGTCACCATGCCGGACACAAGGTTCAAATCCGGCAGATGCTGGAGCAGGTCGATTTCTACTCCTGCGAATGTCATCGCGACATCCTGCTCGCCCGCGATTTCGGTTACCGAGGGCCTGTCCTGACCGTTCTGCCCAATACGGGTGGGTTCGACCTGAACCACTTGGAGGGATTACGGTCCGGCATTCCCGCCTCGCAGCGCAGGCGCATCATGGTGAAGGGCTATCAGCATTTCGCCGGGCGCGCGCTCACGACGTTCGACGCCCTGGAGGGGATTGCTTCCGCCCTGAGGGGGTACGAGATCGTGCTCTATTCGATCAGCCACGAGCCGCTCCAGAGGGCTCAGTCCCTGATCGCCCGGGGTATTCTCGACATCCGCATCGTGGGCGCCGCGACGCATGACGCGATGCTGCGCTACTTCGGCTCGTCGCGCCTCTACGTGGGTACCAGCATCTCTGATGCAATCAGCACTTCCGTGCTGGAGGCGATGGCGATGGGCGCATTTCCGATTCAAACGAACACGTCCTGTTGCGACGAGTGGTTCGACGACGGAGTGGGCGGCTTCATCACCACCCCGAACGACGTCGCTCTCATCCAGAGACGGATCCTGACGGCGCTGCACGACGATGAACTCGTCGACAATGCCCAGCGGATCAACGCGGTGACCGTTCGCGAGCGTCTGGACCGCCGCCGCCTCGCACCTCGATGCGTGGGCTTCTACGAGCCGGCCATCGCGCAGTCACAGCAGGCGGCCCGTGCGCGCCCTTCAGCCGCTCTCTCGTGA
- a CDS encoding transposase: protein MVLQAGLDEVARFLERADPPSRQDATPVRRALAGIAWHLRTGGGWRALPAGFPPWRTVYGWFRRWIEKGLFESLMRALARRQRRRCGRRPEPRLAIIDGAFTAERCREWCNLHGMRHHVVEKDPDQRGFVVLERRWVVERTFGWLSHWGGLLRERAGRLDVATGRLACVACLVAANALNNPA from the coding sequence ATGGTGCTGCAAGCAGGCTTGGACGAGGTGGCTCGCTTCTTGGAACGAGCCGATCCGCCCAGCCGTCAGGATGCGACGCCCGTGCGCCGGGCGCTGGCGGGGATCGCCTGGCACCTGCGGACGGGCGGAGGGTGGCGGGCGCTGCCGGCTGGCTTTCCGCCCTGGCGCACGGTCTACGGCTGGTTCCGGCGCTGGATCGAGAAGGGGCTGTTCGAGAGCCTGATGCGCGCTCTGGCGCGCCGACAGCGGCGGCGCTGTGGGCGTCGACCAGAACCACGGCTGGCCATCATCGATGGCGCCTTCACGGCCGAGCGCTGCCGGGAGTGGTGCAACCTCCACGGCATGCGCCACCACGTCGTCGAGAAGGACCCGGATCAGAGGGGCTTCGTCGTGCTGGAGCGACGCTGGGTCGTGGAGCGGACCTTCGGCTGGCTCAGCCACTGGGGCGGCTTGCTGCGCGAGCGCGCCGGTCGCCTCGATGTCGCCACCGGTCGCCTGGCCTGCGTCGCCTGCCTCGTGGCTGCCAACGCACTCAACAATCCCGCATGA